The following are encoded in a window of Impatiens glandulifera chromosome 5, dImpGla2.1, whole genome shotgun sequence genomic DNA:
- the LOC124939751 gene encoding F-box protein At1g10780, whose product MNLQKEMDSLPDAIVQYILSHLSNAKDVAASTCVSKQWKDSIPYIKSLYFPRNLYDNLTGGDTPDNIVNKLLSSTTRLEELVVYCPFTAAGLASWLSHLWPSLKLLELRMDNLFEQQSLPDGPSKLNCIRIVNNIESLKLWGVLIVHSPNWETFHNLRNLEIVGARVEDSALSDALLACPNLTNLSILACEGLKSISISLPSLVNCKLDFYGVGNCSLSLTSPYIESLEVQGCSWIKVLETHCLRNLSIANNSGRVYMVDFGKLGALEFLSIRGVQWGWEAVSKMLHMASEVKDLYMKVEFTGDYDVLLPFPEIDLVDFFNSHPKLEKFYIHGAMFAALCQKNSLKNVDSSFMIPSLEEVVITARSPLNAEQKMSTLESLIKYGVNLKKMRIRILDMKSSHSSADEFFQDVCRFRHFNHNIVSIE is encoded by the exons atgaatCTTCAAAAAG AAATGGATTCATTACCGGATGCTATTGTTCAGTACATTCTTTCACATCTGAGCAATGCCAAGGATGTGGCAGCTTCTACCTGTGTTTCCAAGCAATGGAAGGATTCGATCCCTTATATCAAGAGTCTCTATTTCCCTAGAAATCTCTATGATAACCTTACTGGAGGAGACACGCCAGATAACATTGTCAACAAATTGCTCTCATCAACTACTCGTTTAGAAGAATTAGTTGTTTACTGCCCTTTCACTGCCGCAGGCCTTGCTTCATGGCTATCCCATTTGTGGCCATCTCTCAAGCTACTTGAACTAAGAATGGATAATCTGTTTGAACAGCAATCCTTACCTGATGGACCCTCAAAATTGAACTGCATTCGGATTGTGAACAACATTGAGTCTTTGAAACTATGGGGTGTCCTTATTGTTCATTCTCCTAATTGGGAAACTTTCCATAACCTTCGAAATCTCGAGATTGTGGGTGCGAGAGTGGAGGACTCTGCGTTATCTGATGCTCTCTTGGCTTGCCCGAATCTTACTAATCTGTCTATCCTTGCTTGTGAAGGATTGAAATCAATTTCTATCAGCTTGCCATCTCTTGTGAACTGTAAGCTAGACTTTTATGGTGTGGGTAACTGTTCACTCTCACTGACTTCTCCATATATAGAGTCTCTAGAGGTGCAAGGTTGTAGCTGGATAAAGGTACTTGAGACCCATTGCTTGCGGAACCTCTCCATTGCCAATAATTCAG GGAGAGTGTACATGGTAGATTTTGGTAAACTTGGGGCACTTGAGTTTTTGTCGATAAGGGGTGTCCAATGGGGTTGGGAGGCAGTTAGCAAAATGCTTCACATGGCGAGTGAGGTGAAGGACTTGTATATGAAAGTTGAATTCACTGGGGATTATGATGTACTTCTTCCATTCCCTGAGATTGATTTGGTTGATTTCTTCAATAGCCATCCAAAACTCGAAAAGTTCTACATCCATGGTGCCATGTTTGCTGCACTTTGCCAGAAGAACAGTCTGAAAAAT GTGGATTCGAGTTTTATGATTCCTTCACTCGAGGAGGTGGTGATAACTGCGAGGTCACCTTTGAATGCAGAACAGAAAATGAGCACACTCGAATCACTGATCAAGTATGGGGTAAAtttgaagaagatgagaatAAGGATTCTTGACATGAAGAGCAGTCATAGCAGTGCTGATGAGTTTTTCCAAGATGTTTGCAGGTTTAGACATTTTAACCATAACATTGTTTCAATTGAGTAG
- the LOC124940506 gene encoding RHOMBOID-like protein 10, chloroplastic isoform X2, giving the protein MAGAAVPQPWTPRFAVPCGHLITAHIAIRLNSVFHKRFDTRRHRLQLGSLLQSTIKDVWHETTLKFKRIKFLPWSEDAVSVAGSSGSSYIWATDNDQNKNNAGDFGPLNSRTSRKASFNGRKWTNVFLAINVLVFIAQFATKGKLLLWGAKINSLIDQGQLWRLVTSSFLHANIGHLMVNCYSLNSIGPTLENICGPRRFVSVYIASAIASSLMSYRFCKAPAIGASGAVFGLVGSFAIFILRHRDMVKGGGKEDLLHISNVIIINMAIGILSKGIDNWGHLGGLLGGFAVSWLVGPAWRYESTGGRRVFADRAPIFFLTDRRKKTL; this is encoded by the exons ATGGCGGGAGCAGCGGTACCGCAACCTTGGACGCCGAGATTTGCGGTTCCATGCGGCCACCTTATAACCGCTCACATCGCAATCCGCCTCAACAGCGTTTTTCACAAGCGGTTCGACACTCGTCGTCATCGTCTTCAGCTTGGCTCGCTCCTCCAATCTACCATCAAG GATGTATGGCATGAGACCACCCTTAAATTCAAAAGGATTAAATTTCTTCCATGGTCAGAAGATGCCGTTTCAGTTGCAGGTTCATCAGGCTCGTCTTACATTTGGGCAACAGATAAcgatcaaaacaaaaataatgcGGGTGACTTTGGACCATTGAATTCCCGCACATCAAGAAAAGCTTCTTTTAATGGCAGAAAATGGACAAATGTTTTCCTCGCAATTAATGTCTT AGTCTTTATAGCGCAATTTGCTACAAAAGGGAAGCTACTGCTCTGGGGTGCTAAG ATCAATAGTCTCATTGACCAAGGACAACTTTGGAGGCTAGTGACATCTTCCTTTCTGCATGCAAATATTGGCCATCTCATG GTAAATTGTTATTCTTTGAATTCCATTGGTCCAACTCTGGAAAACATTTGCGGGCCTAGAAGATTCGTTTCAGTTTATATCGCCTCTGCCATTGCAA GTTCACTGATGAGTTATAGGTTTTGTAAAGCACCTGCCATTGGTGCATCTGGAGCAGTTTTTGGTCTG GTTGGTTCATTTGCCATATTTATACTCAGGCACCGAGACATGGTTAAAGGAGGTGGCAAGGAAGATTTGTTGCATATCTCAAATGTGATCATCATTAACATG GCAATTGGCATTTTATCTAAGGGCATCGACAACTGGGGACAT TTAGGTGGTTTACTCGGAGGATTTGCTGTCTCATGGCTTGTTGGTCCAGCATGGAGGTATGAATCGACTGGAGGGAGACGAGTCTTTGCTGATAGAGCACCTATTTTCTTCCTAACCGACAGAAGAAAAAAGACACTTTAA
- the LOC124940506 gene encoding RHOMBOID-like protein 10, chloroplastic isoform X1: protein MAGAAVPQPWTPRFAVPCGHLITAHIAIRLNSVFHKRFDTRRHRLQLGSLLQSTIKDVWHETTLKFKRIKFLPWSEDAVSVAGSSGSSYIWATDNDQNKNNAGDFGPLNSRTSRKASFNGRKWTNVFLAINVLVFIAQFATKGKLLLWGAKINSLIDQGQLWRLVTSSFLHANIGHLMVSVNHVNCYSLNSIGPTLENICGPRRFVSVYIASAIASSLMSYRFCKAPAIGASGAVFGLVGSFAIFILRHRDMVKGGGKEDLLHISNVIIINMAIGILSKGIDNWGHLGGLLGGFAVSWLVGPAWRYESTGGRRVFADRAPIFFLTDRRKKTL from the exons ATGGCGGGAGCAGCGGTACCGCAACCTTGGACGCCGAGATTTGCGGTTCCATGCGGCCACCTTATAACCGCTCACATCGCAATCCGCCTCAACAGCGTTTTTCACAAGCGGTTCGACACTCGTCGTCATCGTCTTCAGCTTGGCTCGCTCCTCCAATCTACCATCAAG GATGTATGGCATGAGACCACCCTTAAATTCAAAAGGATTAAATTTCTTCCATGGTCAGAAGATGCCGTTTCAGTTGCAGGTTCATCAGGCTCGTCTTACATTTGGGCAACAGATAAcgatcaaaacaaaaataatgcGGGTGACTTTGGACCATTGAATTCCCGCACATCAAGAAAAGCTTCTTTTAATGGCAGAAAATGGACAAATGTTTTCCTCGCAATTAATGTCTT AGTCTTTATAGCGCAATTTGCTACAAAAGGGAAGCTACTGCTCTGGGGTGCTAAG ATCAATAGTCTCATTGACCAAGGACAACTTTGGAGGCTAGTGACATCTTCCTTTCTGCATGCAAATATTGGCCATCTCATGGTCTCTGTGAATCAT GTAAATTGTTATTCTTTGAATTCCATTGGTCCAACTCTGGAAAACATTTGCGGGCCTAGAAGATTCGTTTCAGTTTATATCGCCTCTGCCATTGCAA GTTCACTGATGAGTTATAGGTTTTGTAAAGCACCTGCCATTGGTGCATCTGGAGCAGTTTTTGGTCTG GTTGGTTCATTTGCCATATTTATACTCAGGCACCGAGACATGGTTAAAGGAGGTGGCAAGGAAGATTTGTTGCATATCTCAAATGTGATCATCATTAACATG GCAATTGGCATTTTATCTAAGGGCATCGACAACTGGGGACAT TTAGGTGGTTTACTCGGAGGATTTGCTGTCTCATGGCTTGTTGGTCCAGCATGGAGGTATGAATCGACTGGAGGGAGACGAGTCTTTGCTGATAGAGCACCTATTTTCTTCCTAACCGACAGAAGAAAAAAGACACTTTAA